One stretch of Aquimarina sp. Aq107 DNA includes these proteins:
- a CDS encoding tetratricopeptide repeat protein, with protein sequence MKTLQVSSILYIIILFNSNLQAQNKQIVDSLLRLTKNKNTADTTLIKAYNDLGIQYATSNTFLAKKHIRYALGIAKNINKPRGIAGANNCLGVVYYYQKEYDSALVHFKKALKMNQKINHLWGKASAFHQIGAVHNHLNNYTKAIESFKKAGEVFKSLQDSISYIKSIENIGVSYSLMKSKKIALEHFIIANKLYENLNDTPGISRTYIHISNILIKQGEYYEALKYLDRSLPIIMSKGNKRYLSAILQNIGISKRGLHKYNQALDYFQKSLLLRKERGNPKTIAAVQSEIGTTYYEMQLFSKGLDYQKKALKNYSPKGNNIQKAITNNAIAKSFLKLNLLDSAKFHAEKSLIASKKILDLVIEKEANQTLALIAEKEGNSVAAYMYYKELSKLKDSLEVIEKNKQVRELQAKFETGKKESKINELLKQNKQVKHQYTLLIFGLIIGIIILMVFISIFRKKIKLSCLEKLILTRELDTKKKELTTNSLHLVNKTKTLKNVKEKVELIKYSEDQNTQYNYQKIIQIINFDLNDDQNWENFKRHFEQVHKNFYTNIKNKYPNVTTNELRLMALLKMNLTSKEIANILNITQEGVRKAQYRLRKKLEIPSNNILVDIILNF encoded by the coding sequence ATGAAAACTCTTCAAGTAAGCAGTATTCTTTATATAATCATTTTATTTAATTCTAATCTACAAGCTCAAAACAAACAAATCGTAGATAGTTTATTACGTTTAACAAAAAATAAAAACACAGCCGATACCACATTGATTAAAGCATATAATGATTTAGGAATTCAATATGCTACTTCTAATACTTTTTTAGCTAAAAAACATATTCGCTATGCACTTGGTATCGCCAAAAACATAAATAAACCAAGAGGTATTGCAGGTGCAAACAACTGCCTTGGTGTTGTCTATTATTATCAGAAAGAGTATGATTCTGCATTGGTGCACTTCAAAAAAGCTTTAAAAATGAACCAAAAAATTAATCATCTCTGGGGTAAAGCTTCAGCTTTTCATCAAATCGGTGCTGTACATAATCACTTAAACAATTACACTAAAGCTATTGAAAGTTTTAAAAAAGCTGGAGAAGTTTTTAAATCCTTACAAGACTCCATATCATATATAAAATCCATCGAAAACATAGGTGTATCTTATAGTCTGATGAAATCTAAAAAAATAGCATTAGAGCATTTTATTATTGCAAACAAACTATATGAAAACCTTAATGATACCCCAGGAATAAGTCGAACATACATACATATAAGTAATATTCTAATAAAACAAGGAGAATATTACGAAGCATTAAAATATCTTGATAGATCATTACCAATAATAATGAGTAAAGGAAATAAAAGATATCTGAGTGCTATTTTGCAAAATATAGGAATCAGCAAAAGAGGTCTACACAAGTATAACCAAGCATTGGATTATTTTCAAAAATCACTATTATTAAGAAAAGAAAGAGGAAACCCTAAAACAATTGCTGCTGTACAATCCGAAATTGGAACCACATATTATGAAATGCAGTTATTCTCGAAAGGATTAGATTATCAAAAAAAAGCTCTAAAAAATTATAGCCCTAAAGGGAATAACATCCAAAAAGCTATAACAAACAACGCTATTGCAAAATCATTTTTGAAATTAAATTTATTAGATTCAGCAAAATTTCATGCAGAAAAATCTCTTATAGCTTCAAAAAAAATATTGGACCTAGTTATAGAAAAAGAAGCAAATCAAACACTTGCTTTAATTGCAGAAAAAGAAGGGAATAGTGTTGCTGCGTATATGTATTACAAAGAACTATCCAAGTTAAAAGACTCCTTAGAAGTTATCGAAAAAAACAAACAAGTCAGAGAACTTCAAGCTAAATTCGAAACTGGTAAGAAAGAATCAAAAATCAATGAATTACTAAAGCAAAACAAACAAGTTAAACACCAGTATACCTTATTAATTTTTGGATTGATAATTGGTATTATCATACTAATGGTTTTCATATCTATTTTTAGAAAAAAAATTAAACTCAGCTGTCTTGAAAAATTAATATTAACTAGAGAATTGGATACAAAGAAAAAAGAACTCACCACTAATTCCTTGCATCTCGTAAACAAGACCAAAACATTAAAAAACGTAAAAGAAAAGGTAGAATTAATAAAATATTCCGAAGATCAAAATACCCAGTATAACTATCAAAAAATAATACAGATTATAAACTTTGATTTAAATGATGATCAAAATTGGGAAAACTTCAAAAGACATTTTGAACAAGTTCACAAAAATTTTTATACAAATATCAAAAACAAATACCCTAATGTTACTACCAACGAATTACGTTTAATGGCGCTACTAAAAATGAACCTTACTTCTAAAGAAATTGCAAACATCTTAAATATTACGCAAGAAGGAGTCAGAAAAGCGCAATATCGATTACGTAAAAAGCTAGAAATCCCCAGTAATAACATTCTCGTAGATATTATTCTAAATTTTTAA
- a CDS encoding ThuA domain-containing protein has protein sequence MKSQILLVTLFLSITFNLSSQEKVLVFTKTNGFTHPSIGAGVTMIRNLGNSNGLWETDDTDNANAFTTSNLAQYSAVIWCNTSGNNLLNASQREAFEGFIAAGGGFLGIHAATDTYRDGSWTFYNELVGGIVQSGPNHTSNNFNADMTVVTSHPSVDFLGNVGAVWNKSEEYYYWRNNGGQLFDGNIDLLMVESTGSNDYDEARPISWFKEYGGGRSFYTALGHNSSDYTNNPDFIKHIEEGIKYVIGNTLSIGSPEAEIPFQISPNPVSNIIRFSTSDVAKEKSLMIYTINGQLVYKGKIPSDVATTNINVENLSNGLYIGNVVSNGLQSNFKFIKRN, from the coding sequence ATGAAATCACAAATTCTCCTAGTAACTTTATTTTTATCTATAACTTTTAATCTTTCATCACAAGAAAAAGTATTGGTTTTTACTAAAACTAATGGTTTTACACATCCATCAATAGGTGCCGGTGTTACTATGATTCGAAATCTCGGGAATTCCAATGGACTTTGGGAAACTGATGATACTGATAATGCGAATGCATTTACGACATCAAATTTAGCTCAGTATAGTGCGGTTATATGGTGTAATACCAGTGGTAATAATTTATTAAATGCATCGCAACGTGAAGCTTTTGAAGGTTTTATTGCAGCGGGAGGAGGCTTTTTAGGAATTCATGCGGCCACAGATACCTATAGAGACGGGAGTTGGACTTTTTATAATGAACTTGTTGGTGGGATAGTGCAATCTGGCCCTAATCATACGAGTAATAACTTTAATGCAGATATGACAGTGGTTACTTCACATCCTTCCGTAGATTTTTTAGGAAATGTGGGAGCTGTTTGGAACAAGTCAGAAGAATATTATTACTGGCGGAACAATGGAGGACAATTATTTGACGGCAATATAGATTTATTGATGGTAGAGTCGACAGGATCCAATGATTATGATGAAGCTAGACCAATTTCTTGGTTTAAGGAATATGGTGGAGGACGTTCATTTTATACGGCATTAGGACATAATTCTAGCGACTATACTAATAATCCGGATTTTATTAAACACATAGAAGAAGGTATAAAATATGTGATAGGTAATACATTAAGTATTGGAAGTCCAGAAGCAGAAATTCCGTTTCAGATTTCTCCAAATCCAGTAAGTAATATCATTAGATTTTCCACTTCTGATGTGGCTAAAGAAAAATCATTAATGATTTACACTATTAATGGACAGTTAGTATATAAAGGAAAAATACCTTCAGATGTTGCTACTACTAATATTAATGTAGAAAATTTATCTAATGGATTGTATATAGGTAATGTTGTGTCTAATGGATTGCAAAGTAATTTTAAATTTATTAAAAGAAATTAA
- a CDS encoding pyridoxamine 5'-phosphate oxidase family protein, with translation MTDIIFSSIVVDLKTAIANNKHSFRYFTLATSDFNNTPRLRTVVLRDIDDNLNMIIYTDERSKKIANIQANDRVSLLFYDQNRLLQITIKAKAEIISNQTTLDTIWNQIPSKSKKDYTTELSPGVEIKNPDDINYLEGKHYFAAIKLIPLRIEYLRLTRPNHIKVVFKKENTNWKGHYVIP, from the coding sequence ATGACCGACATTATATTCTCTTCTATAGTAGTTGATTTAAAAACAGCTATTGCAAACAACAAACACTCTTTTAGATATTTTACCTTAGCCACCTCTGATTTTAATAATACACCTAGACTACGGACTGTAGTTTTAAGAGATATAGATGATAACTTAAACATGATCATATACACTGATGAAAGATCTAAAAAAATTGCAAATATCCAAGCAAATGATAGAGTCAGTCTTTTATTTTACGATCAAAATCGTTTGTTACAGATTACAATAAAGGCAAAAGCAGAAATTATAAGTAATCAAACGACTTTAGACACTATCTGGAACCAAATCCCTTCAAAATCCAAAAAAGATTACACAACTGAACTGTCTCCAGGAGTAGAAATCAAAAATCCTGATGATATAAATTACCTAGAAGGAAAACATTATTTTGCTGCAATAAAACTTATTCCATTACGAATAGAGTACTTAAGATTAACAAGACCAAATCATATTAAAGTTGTATTCAAAAAAGAAAACACTAATTGGAAAGGTCACTACGTAATCCCTTAA
- a CDS encoding dienelactone hydrolase family protein produces the protein MKSSILYCLFYILFFILVISCKSGLDTRGNTRYVSSIDTESFKEIPLTPGNRISVLKVNDKESEWKYDLTIPTLTKDQKVPLFIVLHGGVGSKNYTKFNSCLVTPGLQDAGGFIFSPSGAWRTWTLDYLEKRILDFIDLAKENWPIDPDKIILVGYSNGAIAGWEYAKDYSTIFSGMILMGSSCKVKEKLNIPIYVIQGTKDKFFPIKRVRKRIAEAKALGCNITFVEAEGNTHIKACEYIEILKTSVPWMEKEVWQTR, from the coding sequence ATGAAATCTTCAATTTTATACTGTCTTTTTTATATTCTCTTCTTTATTTTAGTTATTTCTTGTAAAAGTGGATTAGACACCAGAGGAAACACCAGATATGTTAGCAGTATTGATACTGAATCATTTAAAGAAATTCCATTAACTCCTGGGAATCGAATTAGCGTTCTTAAGGTAAATGATAAAGAATCGGAGTGGAAATATGATCTTACAATACCAACACTTACTAAAGACCAAAAAGTTCCGTTATTCATTGTTTTACACGGTGGTGTTGGAAGTAAAAATTACACTAAATTTAATAGCTGCCTAGTAACTCCTGGGTTACAGGATGCTGGAGGGTTTATTTTTAGTCCTTCTGGTGCATGGCGAACCTGGACATTAGATTATTTAGAAAAAAGAATTTTAGACTTTATTGATCTCGCAAAAGAAAATTGGCCTATTGACCCTGACAAAATTATATTGGTAGGTTATAGTAATGGAGCTATAGCTGGATGGGAATACGCCAAAGATTACTCAACTATTTTTTCTGGTATGATATTAATGGGGTCCAGTTGTAAAGTAAAAGAAAAACTTAACATACCGATTTATGTAATACAAGGTACAAAGGACAAATTCTTTCCTATCAAAAGAGTAAGAAAACGAATCGCAGAAGCAAAAGCATTGGGATGTAACATTACTTTCGTGGAAGCCGAAGGAAATACACATATCAAAGCATGTGAATATATAGAAATACTAAAAACAAGTGTTCCTTGGATGGAAAAGGAAGTATGGCAAACTAGATGA
- the guaA gene encoding glutamine-hydrolyzing GMP synthase, protein MQNNKVLILDFGSQVTQLIGRRVRELNIYSEIHPYNKPPKNISDYHAVILSGSPLSVRGEDVAHPDLSEIQGKKPLLGICYGAQYLAHFGGGRVAESNTREYGRANLSYIGKNELFQNISEGSQVWMSHSDTIKELPTKATLLASTEDVENAAFKIEGEETYAIQFHPEVYHSKDGTQLLENFLVNIAGIAQDWTPDSFVEETVKNLKEQLGNDKVVLGLSGGVDSTVAAVLLHKAIGSNLHCIFVNNGLLRKNEFTSVLQQYEGMGLNVKGVDASARFLGALAGESDPEGKRKIIGRVFIEVFDDEANQIEDAKWLAQGTIYPDVIESVSVSGGPSATIKSHHNVGGLPDFMKLKVVEPLKMLFKDEVRRVGASMDLDSELLGRHPFPGPGLAIRILGDITPEKVSILQEVDAIFINGLKDNGLYNKVWQAGAILLPVQSVGVMGDERTYEKCVALRAVESTDGMTADWVNLPYEFLQKTSNEIINKVKGVNRVVYDISSKPPATIEWE, encoded by the coding sequence ATGCAAAATAACAAGGTACTTATTTTAGACTTCGGGTCACAAGTAACTCAACTTATAGGACGCCGAGTAAGAGAACTCAATATTTATTCAGAAATACATCCGTATAATAAACCTCCAAAAAATATCAGTGATTATCATGCTGTAATTTTATCGGGTAGCCCACTTTCGGTAAGAGGTGAGGATGTTGCGCATCCAGATTTATCGGAGATACAAGGAAAAAAACCATTATTGGGTATTTGTTATGGTGCTCAATATTTAGCACATTTTGGCGGTGGTCGTGTAGCAGAATCTAATACGAGAGAGTATGGTAGAGCTAATTTATCATATATAGGTAAAAATGAATTGTTTCAAAATATTTCTGAAGGTTCTCAGGTTTGGATGAGTCATAGTGATACTATTAAAGAATTGCCAACTAAAGCAACTCTTCTAGCTAGTACTGAAGATGTAGAAAATGCAGCATTTAAAATTGAAGGAGAAGAAACTTATGCAATTCAATTTCATCCGGAAGTGTACCATTCTAAGGATGGAACCCAACTTTTAGAAAACTTTTTAGTAAACATAGCTGGAATTGCACAGGATTGGACTCCGGATTCTTTTGTAGAAGAGACGGTAAAAAACCTAAAAGAACAATTAGGAAATGATAAGGTTGTTCTTGGGTTGAGTGGTGGAGTAGATTCTACTGTTGCTGCAGTATTGCTTCATAAGGCTATTGGTAGTAATCTTCATTGTATTTTTGTTAATAATGGATTGCTTCGTAAGAACGAATTTACATCTGTACTACAACAATACGAAGGCATGGGGCTCAATGTGAAAGGAGTAGATGCTTCGGCACGCTTTTTGGGTGCTCTAGCAGGAGAAAGTGATCCAGAAGGGAAAAGAAAAATAATTGGTAGAGTATTTATCGAAGTTTTTGATGATGAAGCTAACCAAATAGAAGATGCTAAGTGGTTAGCACAAGGAACAATATATCCAGATGTAATTGAATCTGTTTCTGTAAGTGGAGGCCCATCAGCTACGATTAAATCACATCATAACGTAGGAGGTTTACCTGATTTTATGAAGTTGAAAGTAGTGGAACCTTTAAAAATGTTATTTAAAGATGAGGTGCGAAGAGTTGGAGCTTCTATGGATCTTGATTCAGAATTGCTCGGACGACACCCATTTCCCGGACCTGGATTAGCAATTCGAATTTTAGGAGACATTACTCCAGAAAAAGTTAGTATTTTGCAGGAGGTTGATGCCATCTTTATAAATGGACTAAAGGATAATGGCCTGTATAATAAAGTATGGCAAGCTGGAGCAATTTTGTTACCAGTACAAAGTGTAGGTGTTATGGGAGATGAGAGAACTTATGAAAAATGTGTAGCATTAAGAGCTGTAGAGAGTACAGATGGAATGACTGCTGATTGGGTAAATTTACCGTATGAGTTTTTGCAAAAAACATCAAATGAAATAATAAATAAGGTAAAAGGCGTTAATAGAGTAGTATATGATATTAGTTCAAAACCGCCTGCAACTATAGAGTGGGAGTAA
- a CDS encoding LysM peptidoglycan-binding domain-containing protein, which produces MKKVLLFFFVLFITSVGFAQQYKSHKVVQGENVYRIAKRYNTTPEAIYKINPNSKEGIKEGQILAIPVTNDEEYQIHVVGEGDTVFNLSQKYNTTQEAILNLNPDAVNGINLGQILRVAVIEKPKEENTPTENVSDPVLDSIKPLEEIRQIVRFKTHKVRRKETLYGIAKKYNITMDDIKKHNKRLYSEQVRKRDKIRIPVYAEKAVVETDVPKDSLSSRVSTTTKYIVKPKDTRYRIARRHGITVGELGQLNPEMDPNFPIGMEILVPTTIFVPLKEIIDADKFELYEVQPKETVYSILKRTEISSDSLFNMNPYLRDGLKAGMVITLPKMGEVDSLAIDFPEKKIVPLENMLSNFKMKKLAVMLPFGLDTLDPNERQKTEDFLKSRKARGTRVALDFYKGVQIAVDSAKSRGLSIDLTVFDTQKNNNTGHIKQLIDQNNFDEMDVVIGPLYQANVETVASELKKYDTPVISPISNRESKLYSNFFQTIPTDIMLQDKLINYVAQDSTDKNIVIIVQQGKKKHEEVKNKLIAKFPEAKIARIEEGNYVYEVHLNKVLAKNKPNWVFLESDDVAMISNVTPLLNAKAESHQITLFTTDKHNAFDDDNIKNEHLSKLHLHYPSIDKEFDNYDETRMTPFVARYKKEYGTIPSKYAVRGFDITYDILMRLGSADDLYHAATFEGTTEYVENKFNYAKKLLGGYYNKASYIIKFDDELKLTVIE; this is translated from the coding sequence ATGAAAAAAGTATTGTTGTTCTTTTTTGTGCTTTTTATTACCAGTGTTGGTTTTGCTCAGCAGTATAAAAGTCATAAAGTTGTTCAAGGGGAAAATGTATATAGAATTGCAAAACGATATAATACAACTCCTGAAGCAATTTATAAAATCAACCCTAATTCAAAAGAAGGGATTAAGGAAGGTCAAATTCTAGCTATACCTGTCACTAATGATGAAGAATACCAAATCCATGTAGTAGGAGAAGGAGATACTGTATTTAATCTTTCTCAAAAATATAACACTACACAAGAGGCAATTTTGAATTTAAACCCAGATGCGGTAAATGGGATTAATCTCGGACAGATTCTAAGAGTTGCGGTAATCGAAAAACCTAAAGAAGAAAATACACCTACGGAAAATGTAAGCGATCCTGTTTTAGATAGTATTAAACCGTTAGAAGAAATACGTCAGATAGTTCGTTTTAAAACCCATAAGGTTAGAAGGAAAGAGACTTTATATGGAATTGCCAAGAAATATAATATCACGATGGATGATATTAAGAAACATAATAAGAGACTATATTCAGAACAAGTTCGAAAAAGGGATAAAATTAGAATACCTGTATATGCGGAAAAAGCAGTTGTAGAAACAGATGTGCCTAAAGATTCTTTGAGTAGTAGAGTTTCTACCACTACTAAGTATATAGTGAAACCAAAGGATACGAGATATAGAATTGCTAGAAGGCATGGTATTACTGTTGGAGAATTGGGCCAATTAAATCCAGAGATGGATCCTAATTTTCCTATTGGAATGGAGATTTTGGTACCAACAACTATTTTCGTTCCCTTAAAAGAAATTATTGATGCAGACAAGTTTGAATTGTATGAAGTTCAACCAAAAGAAACAGTATATAGTATACTAAAGAGAACTGAAATTTCTTCAGACTCTTTATTTAATATGAATCCGTATTTAAGAGATGGTCTTAAAGCTGGTATGGTGATTACTCTTCCTAAAATGGGTGAAGTAGATTCTCTAGCGATTGATTTTCCAGAAAAGAAAATAGTTCCTTTGGAGAATATGCTTTCAAACTTTAAAATGAAAAAACTTGCTGTAATGTTGCCATTTGGATTAGATACACTAGATCCCAATGAAAGACAAAAAACGGAAGATTTTTTGAAGAGTAGAAAAGCAAGAGGGACAAGAGTAGCTTTAGATTTTTATAAAGGAGTTCAGATTGCGGTGGATTCTGCTAAAAGTAGAGGATTGAGTATTGATTTAACTGTTTTTGATACACAAAAGAATAATAATACAGGTCATATCAAACAGTTAATTGATCAAAATAATTTTGATGAAATGGATGTTGTGATTGGACCTCTATATCAGGCTAATGTAGAGACTGTTGCTTCAGAATTAAAGAAGTATGATACTCCGGTGATTTCTCCAATTTCTAATAGAGAATCAAAATTATATAGTAATTTTTTCCAAACGATACCGACAGACATAATGCTTCAGGATAAGCTGATAAATTATGTAGCTCAAGATTCTACGGATAAGAATATTGTTATTATCGTACAACAAGGAAAAAAGAAGCATGAGGAAGTAAAAAATAAATTGATTGCTAAATTTCCTGAAGCTAAGATAGCAAGAATAGAAGAAGGGAATTATGTATACGAAGTTCATCTTAATAAAGTATTAGCAAAGAATAAACCAAATTGGGTTTTTCTTGAGTCTGATGATGTAGCTATGATAAGTAATGTTACTCCTTTGCTTAATGCAAAGGCAGAGAGTCATCAAATCACTTTATTTACTACGGATAAACATAATGCTTTTGATGATGATAATATTAAAAATGAACATTTGTCTAAGCTACATTTACATTATCCTTCTATCGATAAGGAATTTGATAATTATGATGAAACGAGAATGACTCCTTTTGTAGCGAGATATAAAAAAGAATATGGAACTATTCCTAGTAAATATGCGGTGAGAGGTTTTGATATTACATATGATATTTTAATGCGATTAGGTTCTGCAGATGATTTGTATCATGCAGCAACTTTTGAAGGTACAACAGAGTATGTTGAGAATAAATTTAATTATGCTAAAAAGCTGTTGGGAGGCTATTATAACAAAGCTTCCTATATAATTAAATTTGATGATGAATTGAAGCTTACGGTAATAGAATAA
- a CDS encoding DUF922 domain-containing protein has translation MGKFFTILLVLVFANHGYVERFSYAEKSKLDWSDFRGEPKVDSNFDASVNTGITYQWSISKDYGKIELKYEVDSFCYPSLSWVKKGQSTKYLLLHEQLHFDISELHARIMRKKLKEYRPGKNVRKDLNKMYKRVERMRINMQEQYDLETDHSKNKVNQKKWEEKVKNLMWYYRAYSK, from the coding sequence ATGGGTAAATTTTTTACTATTCTCTTAGTTTTAGTTTTTGCTAATCATGGATATGTAGAGCGTTTTTCTTATGCAGAAAAAAGTAAGTTAGATTGGTCAGATTTTAGAGGAGAACCTAAAGTCGATAGCAATTTTGATGCTAGTGTCAATACAGGAATAACTTATCAATGGTCTATAAGTAAGGATTATGGGAAAATTGAATTAAAATATGAAGTGGACAGCTTTTGTTATCCATCACTGTCGTGGGTGAAAAAAGGTCAGTCTACTAAATACCTTTTGTTACACGAACAACTCCATTTTGATATATCTGAATTGCATGCTAGGATTATGCGTAAAAAGTTAAAAGAGTATAGGCCTGGTAAAAATGTTCGTAAGGATCTTAATAAGATGTATAAGAGAGTGGAACGTATGAGGATCAATATGCAAGAGCAATATGATTTAGAAACGGATCATTCAAAAAATAAAGTAAATCAGAAGAAGTGGGAAGAAAAAGTAAAGAATTTGATGTGGTATTATAGAGCTTATTCAAAATAA
- a CDS encoding DUF3820 family protein, whose amino-acid sequence MDIEQSQKDFLVKLANTKMPFGKYKDRYLIDLPEHYIVWYHNKGFPKGTLGMQMQTVYELKLNGLEYLIRNIRKL is encoded by the coding sequence ATGGATATTGAACAATCCCAGAAAGACTTTTTAGTTAAACTAGCCAATACCAAAATGCCTTTTGGTAAATATAAAGACCGATATCTTATTGACTTACCCGAGCATTATATTGTTTGGTATCATAATAAGGGTTTTCCCAAAGGTACTCTTGGTATGCAGATGCAAACGGTTTACGAACTTAAGCTAAATGGTCTTGAATACTTGATAAGAAATATCAGAAAACTTTAG